ATTTTAAacgtgttttttttaataatttttaaaagttatatatttttgaaatcttttaatttttaaatatttgttgatgtGGCAAAATGTGTAACATCCTTATGAGGTACACATGGCAACCAAGTATCGCTATTTGGTTGCATCGTCATTTAGGTCATCACTTAAAAGTAGAAATGGATGagttttttaacaaaatgaccatattgctctttaatctaaagtatatagattaatttgtctatttttttaagTAGAGAGAGTAAAATGTAGTCCATGATACATTTATTTAATCTTACTCATCTTTTAATTTCGCCTCACTTAACaacacatttttaaataaatctcTCTTActtacttttaaataaataaggcaaaatgaccaaaattttaaaatgagtaAACAAGTGTAGACGCTAGAAGACCAGGATTCAGGATAaggatataaaattttattattttaacaataaaaataaatcgaaTTATAGAATCAAATTGGTTCGTTCCTTTTCACCCCAATGTCAAACGTCGTCGTACTCGATAACGGCGGTGGCCTGATTAAAGCGGGCCAAGGAGGCGAGCGCGATCCCGCCGTCGTAATTCCCAACTGTCTCTACCGACCTCTTACCTCCAAAAAGTTCCTCCACCCCACCACTACCACCGAAGAAGACCTTACCTCCGCCGCTATCCGCCGCCCCATCGACCGAGGCTACCTAATCAACCCCGATCTCCAACGCGACATCTGGTCCCACCTCTTCAACTCCCTCCTCCACGTCTCCCCTTCCTCTTCCTCCCTCCTCCTAACCGAGCCCCTCTTTTCCCTCCCTTCCATCCAACGCTCCACCGACGAACTCATCTTCGAAGACTTCGGCTTCAACTCCCTCTTCGTCGCCGATTCTCCTTCCCTCGTCCACCTCTACGAGTCCAGCCGCCGTCCTGACAGCCTGCTTTCCGAGGCGCAGTGTAGTTTGGTGGTCGACTGTGGGTTCTCCTTTACCCACGTGGCCCCTGTCTTTCAGAACTATACCTTGAATTATGGGGTGAAGAGGATAGATTTGGGTGGGAAAGCCTTGACTAATTATCTCAAGGAATTGGTTTCGTATCGCTCCATTAATGTGATGGATGAAACCTTTCTAATGGACGATGTTAAAGAGAAGCTCTGCTTTGTTTCTCTTGATGTTGAAACAGATCTCCAGATTGCCAGGTATAAAACAGAGATTACTACATttctttatatacatatttcctTCAATGTCGATTGCAATATGTGATGAATAAGCAATTGtttctgctatttttttaaaCGATGTAGACAAATCATTACAGGAAACAAGGAAAAGACAACCTTTTTAGATGTACCTATGTATTGCCTGATGGTGTGACTCACAAAAAGGGTTATGTTGAAGACCCTGAAGCAGCCCAGAGGCATCTCAGAGCCTCTCCATCAGCTGCCATGGAACCAAACAAAGAGGCATATCAGTTGGAAACTATCGCCAAGACTGAGGAGAGGAAGAGGGTGGATTTAACTAAAAATGTAGTGTTTCaactttctctttcttcttatgtgttACATTTTCTGCCTGCACATTTTCAATGATGTTCTTGGCTTCCTTGTGTAGGAGTTTGACTTAATGAATGAACGGTTTCTCGTTCCGGAGATGATCTTCCAACCTGCAGATTTGGGTATGTATAGCTTTAGGTTTTCCATTTCATTTGGGAATCGATCAATGACGTAAGATCAATGATGTAAGAAATGCGGACATTGTTTTTTCATCTCTTGTTGCAGGAATGAATGAGGCCGGACTAGCAGAATGCATTGTTCGAGCTGTCAATGCGTGCCATCCTTATCTTCGCCCTGTACTTTATCAAAGGTGGTTTTATGTTCTTCTAAGTGCAACCTTGAAAAATATACATGTCtttcaagtttaattaactCATGCCACTTACAAGTGTTTTTCGTCCTGTGCTTGAACAGCATTATATTGACCGGTGGAAGTACATTGTTTCCTCGATTTGCCGAAAGACTGTAAGCTTGATTCCTGCACCATTAGACTGTATTAATCCCAATTTAAGAGACGACACTGTGATTTACAGTCATAGTTATATTCTAAATTTCAGACAAAAGGATCTTCGCCCTCTTGTCCCACATGAGTATCAAGTGAAGATAACAACTCAAAACGAGTAAATTCTCTAACTTGTATATAAGTTGTTAATATGTTACATGTCTCTGCAAAGTTATTTCTATCCATTTGGTAAAAATCTTCGGGGATATGCTTGTCAGTCCGATCCTAGATGTGTGGCGTGGAGGTTCGCTTTTGGCATCGAGTCC
This genomic stretch from Gossypium raimondii isolate GPD5lz chromosome 6, ASM2569854v1, whole genome shotgun sequence harbors:
- the LOC105773942 gene encoding actin-related protein 6; translated protein: MSNVVVLDNGGGLIKAGQGGERDPAVVIPNCLYRPLTSKKFLHPTTTTEEDLTSAAIRRPIDRGYLINPDLQRDIWSHLFNSLLHVSPSSSSLLLTEPLFSLPSIQRSTDELIFEDFGFNSLFVADSPSLVHLYESSRRPDSLLSEAQCSLVVDCGFSFTHVAPVFQNYTLNYGVKRIDLGGKALTNYLKELVSYRSINVMDETFLMDDVKEKLCFVSLDVETDLQIARKQGKDNLFRCTYVLPDGVTHKKGYVEDPEAAQRHLRASPSAAMEPNKEAYQLETIAKTEERKRVDLTKNEFDLMNERFLVPEMIFQPADLGMNEAGLAECIVRAVNACHPYLRPVLYQSIILTGGSTLFPRFAERLQKDLRPLVPHEYQVKITTQNDPILDVWRGGSLLASSPNFESTCVTKAEYEEHGSARCRRRFFH